A DNA window from Buttiauxella agrestis contains the following coding sequences:
- the tal gene encoding transaldolase, which translates to MTDKLTSLRQLTTVVADTGDIAAMKLYQPQDATTNPSLILNAAQIPEYRKLIDDAVAWAREQSSDHAQQVVDATDKLAVNIGLEILKLIPGRISTEVDARLSYDTDASITKAKRLIKMYNDAGISNDRILIKLASTWQGIRAAEQLEKEGINCNLTLLFSFAQARACAEAGVFLISPFVGRILDWYKTNTDKKEYAPNEDPGVVSVTEIYQYYKEHGYETVVMGASFRNLGEIIELAGCDRLTIAPALLKELAESEGAVERKLSYTGEVKARPERMTESEFLWSHNQDPMAVDKLADGIRKFAIDQEKLEKMIGDLL; encoded by the coding sequence ATGACGGATAAATTGACCTCCCTGCGTCAGCTAACCACAGTTGTTGCGGACACCGGGGATATTGCGGCAATGAAGCTGTATCAGCCGCAAGATGCGACCACCAACCCCTCTCTGATTCTGAACGCTGCGCAAATTCCTGAATACCGCAAACTGATTGATGATGCGGTTGCATGGGCGCGTGAGCAGAGCAGTGACCATGCACAACAAGTTGTGGATGCCACTGACAAGCTGGCGGTGAATATTGGTCTGGAAATCCTGAAACTGATCCCAGGTCGCATTTCTACTGAAGTAGATGCGCGTCTGTCCTATGACACCGATGCCAGCATCACTAAAGCAAAACGCCTGATCAAAATGTATAACGATGCGGGCATCAGCAACGACCGTATCCTGATTAAACTGGCTTCTACCTGGCAGGGCATCCGTGCTGCCGAGCAGCTGGAAAAAGAAGGCATCAACTGTAACCTGACTCTGCTGTTCTCCTTCGCGCAGGCGCGTGCTTGTGCAGAAGCGGGCGTATTCCTGATTTCTCCATTCGTAGGCCGTATCCTCGACTGGTACAAAACGAATACCGATAAGAAAGAGTACGCACCAAACGAAGATCCAGGTGTGGTTTCTGTTACTGAAATCTACCAGTACTACAAAGAACATGGTTACGAGACTGTGGTTATGGGCGCAAGCTTCCGTAACCTGGGCGAGATCATCGAACTGGCTGGTTGTGACCGTCTGACCATCGCTCCTGCGCTGCTCAAAGAGCTGGCAGAAAGCGAAGGCGCTGTTGAGCGTAAACTGTCTTACACCGGCGAAGTTAAAGCACGTCCAGAGCGTATGACCGAGTCTGAGTTCCTGTGGAGCCACAACCAGGATCCAATGGCAGTTGATAAACTGGCTGATGGCATCCGTAAGTTTGCTATCGACCAGGAAAAACTGGAAAAAATGATCGGCGACCTGCTGTAA
- the satP gene encoding acetate uptake transporter, which produces MGNTKLANPAPLGLMGFGMTTILLNLHNTGIFPFDVNILAMGIFYGGIAQIFAGLLEFKKGNTFGLTAFTSYGSFWLTLVAILIMPKMGLADAANAHFLGAYLGLWGVFTLFMFFGTLASAPRMLQFVFASLTVLFALLAIGHLADSESIVKVAGWVGLVCGASAIYLAMGEVLNEQFGRTVLPIGEKH; this is translated from the coding sequence ATGGGCAACACTAAGTTGGCTAATCCAGCTCCCCTGGGCTTGATGGGCTTCGGCATGACCACCATTCTGCTCAACTTGCATAACACCGGCATCTTCCCTTTTGATGTCAACATCCTTGCAATGGGCATTTTCTACGGTGGTATCGCACAAATTTTTGCCGGCCTGTTGGAATTTAAGAAAGGTAATACTTTCGGCCTGACAGCATTCACTTCTTACGGCTCTTTCTGGCTGACTCTGGTCGCCATTCTGATCATGCCTAAGATGGGTCTTGCAGACGCTGCAAACGCACACTTCCTCGGCGCGTATCTCGGTCTGTGGGGCGTATTCACGCTGTTCATGTTCTTCGGCACCCTGGCTTCCGCGCCACGTATGCTGCAGTTCGTGTTTGCAAGCCTGACCGTACTGTTTGCTCTGCTGGCTATCGGCCACCTGGCTGACAGCGAAAGCATCGTAAAAGTTGCAGGTTGGGTGGGTCTGGTGTGTGGCGCGAGCGCTATCTACCTGGCAATGGGCGAAGTGCTCAACGAGCAGTTTGGCCGTACCGTGCTGCCAATTGGTGAAAAACACTAA
- the mog gene encoding molybdopterin adenylyltransferase, translating to MNTLRIGLVSISDRASSGVYQDKGIPALVAWLEKTLTTPFQIETRLIPDEQPLIEQALCELVDEMACHLVLTTGGTGPARRDVTPDATLAIADRVMPGFGEQMRQISLQFVPTAILSRQVGVIRKQALILNLPGQPKSIQETLEGVKDADGKVVVPGIFASVPYCIQLLDGPYIETDSVVVAAFRPKSAIREINS from the coding sequence ATGAATACCTTACGCATTGGCTTAGTTTCCATCTCTGACCGCGCTTCGAGCGGTGTCTATCAAGATAAAGGCATTCCAGCGCTTGTTGCCTGGCTGGAAAAAACCTTAACCACCCCTTTCCAGATTGAAACCCGTTTAATCCCTGATGAGCAGCCGCTGATTGAGCAGGCTCTTTGCGAGCTGGTTGATGAAATGGCGTGTCATTTAGTTTTGACCACCGGTGGCACTGGCCCCGCGCGTCGTGATGTGACCCCTGATGCTACGCTTGCGATTGCTGACCGCGTGATGCCTGGCTTTGGCGAGCAAATGCGCCAGATAAGCCTGCAGTTTGTGCCGACGGCCATTCTTTCTCGCCAGGTGGGTGTGATCCGCAAACAAGCATTAATCCTTAACTTGCCGGGGCAGCCGAAATCAATTCAGGAGACGCTGGAAGGCGTCAAAGATGCGGACGGGAAAGTCGTTGTGCCGGGAATCTTTGCAAGTGTACCGTATTGTATACAGTTGCTCGATGGTCCTTATATTGAAACGGATAGCGTTGTAGTAGCAGCTTTTCGGCCTAAAAGCGCGATTCGCGAGATAAACTCCTAA
- the yaaA gene encoding peroxide stress protein YaaA yields MLILISPAKTLDYQSDLPTDRYTQPELLDYSQQLIAVARKLSAPQISSLMHISDKLASLNETRFHEWQPDFTPQNARQAILAFKGDVYTGLQAEEFSDADFDFAQQHLRMLSGLYGVLRPLDLMQPYRLEMGIKLENPKGKDLYHFWGDTITEKLNQALEAQGDNIVVNLASDEYYKSVKPKKLNAEIIKPVFLDEKNGKFKVISFYAKKARGLMSRYIIENRLTKPEQLTGFNTDGYFFDETTSSKNELVFKRHEQ; encoded by the coding sequence ATGCTAATTCTAATTTCACCTGCAAAAACCCTGGATTATCAAAGCGATCTGCCTACCGATCGTTATACACAACCCGAACTGTTGGACTATTCCCAGCAGTTGATTGCCGTGGCGCGCAAACTCAGTGCGCCGCAAATTTCTTCTCTGATGCATATCAGCGACAAACTGGCCTCACTAAACGAAACCCGTTTTCACGAATGGCAGCCGGATTTCACACCGCAAAATGCGCGTCAGGCGATTCTGGCCTTTAAAGGCGACGTCTACACCGGATTACAGGCAGAAGAGTTTAGCGATGCGGATTTCGACTTTGCGCAGCAGCATTTACGCATGCTTTCCGGCTTATATGGCGTGTTGCGCCCGTTGGATTTAATGCAGCCGTATCGTCTGGAAATGGGTATCAAGCTTGAGAATCCGAAGGGTAAAGATCTGTACCACTTCTGGGGCGATACCATCACCGAGAAGTTGAATCAGGCGCTCGAGGCTCAGGGTGACAATATCGTGGTTAACCTTGCATCTGATGAGTATTACAAATCGGTAAAACCGAAAAAACTCAATGCAGAAATCATCAAGCCGGTGTTCCTCGATGAGAAGAACGGCAAGTTTAAAGTTATCAGCTTTTACGCCAAGAAAGCGCGTGGCTTGATGAGCCGTTACATCATTGAAAACCGCCTGACTAAACCTGAGCAACTCACGGGCTTTAACACCGATGGCTATTTCTTCGATGAAACAACGTCGAGTAAGAATGAATTAGTGTTTAAACGCCACGAGCAGTAA
- a CDS encoding GlxA family transcriptional regulator — MKTFLIIVPDGGVLFEAAGIADILMQANRLQAEGLSQPRYQIRLATTQPHQVIHGQSGLNLLADHRLHELDPYEPRDTIMITGRGSDELEGTAVVDWLKLAAPHAQRIVSICGGAMLLAQAGLLNGRRATTHWHLLEKMQSTYPHVKVESGPLYLQDGPIWTSGGVSSGFDLTLALVEEDYGFTLARDVAQDLVMYLRRPGGQMQFSRYHLQQSDISGPIGQLQNWLLENLSADLSVEKLADRVAMSPRNFTRVFSKETGITPARYVEEARLAAARHCLEQTRETLEQIASKVGFGNTITLRRAFERQLHLTPGEYRERFHCRKMA, encoded by the coding sequence ATGAAAACCTTTCTGATTATTGTTCCGGATGGCGGGGTATTGTTCGAAGCCGCCGGGATTGCCGACATACTGATGCAAGCCAACCGCTTACAGGCGGAAGGCTTGTCTCAACCTCGCTACCAGATAAGACTTGCAACCACTCAGCCTCATCAGGTGATCCACGGTCAATCCGGGCTGAACTTGCTGGCCGACCATCGCCTGCACGAACTTGATCCTTATGAACCCCGGGATACCATTATGATCACGGGGAGAGGGTCAGATGAGCTAGAAGGTACCGCGGTGGTCGATTGGTTAAAGCTTGCCGCACCTCACGCTCAGCGCATTGTTTCCATTTGCGGCGGGGCAATGTTATTGGCGCAGGCTGGGTTACTCAACGGCCGTCGTGCGACAACCCACTGGCATCTACTCGAAAAAATGCAATCTACTTACCCACACGTCAAAGTCGAAAGTGGTCCGCTCTATCTTCAGGATGGCCCTATCTGGACTTCCGGCGGCGTAAGCTCAGGTTTTGATCTGACCCTCGCACTGGTCGAAGAAGATTATGGCTTTACGCTTGCTCGCGACGTGGCGCAGGATCTGGTGATGTATCTGCGTCGTCCCGGCGGGCAGATGCAATTCAGTCGATACCACCTCCAGCAAAGCGACATCTCCGGTCCGATAGGTCAACTGCAAAACTGGCTTCTGGAAAATCTATCCGCCGATTTGTCGGTTGAGAAACTGGCAGACCGGGTCGCGATGAGTCCTCGTAACTTCACGCGTGTTTTCAGCAAAGAAACGGGCATCACACCCGCGCGCTATGTTGAAGAAGCCCGCCTTGCTGCAGCCCGACATTGCCTTGAGCAAACGCGGGAAACGCTCGAGCAGATCGCGAGTAAAGTGGGCTTCGGCAATACCATCACTTTGCGCCGCGCCTTCGAGCGTCAACTACACCTCACACCGGGCGAATACCGCGAGCGTTTTCATTGTCGAAAAATGGCGTGA
- a CDS encoding alanine/glycine:cation symporter family protein, producing the protein MADFFLFINEILWGSILIYLLVGAGLWFTWRCGFVQFRYLTHLRSLLMASKSADSSGLSSFQALCTSLAARVGSGNLSGVALALTLGGPGAIFWMWVVAMLGMATSFAECTLAQLYKTRDSEGNYRGGPAWYMERGLGMRWMGVMFSIFLMIAFGLIFNAVQANSIANAVNHAFGIPKTWIGMALVVITAGTIWGGMRGTARVAQWLVPFMALIWVLTSLVVMAMNIERLPEVVSLVFKSAFGWQEAASGAIGFTISQAITTGFQRGMFSNEAGMGSSPNAAAAAAAWPPHPASQGLVQMFGVLIDTMIICTATAGIILFSGILDTADPSMNGITLVQQALSSMVGSWGTGFIALIVMLFAFTSIVANYAYAENNLFFLQQKSPFATVLFRCMALVMVMFGTLSPLPLVWQMADVAMAFMAVTNLTAILLLSPIARDLSADYLRQLKLGEIPVFDPNRFPEIKSQLAPGIWDNPKPPETKR; encoded by the coding sequence ATGGCAGATTTTTTTCTTTTTATCAATGAGATACTCTGGGGTTCAATCCTCATTTACTTATTAGTCGGCGCGGGTTTGTGGTTCACCTGGCGATGTGGATTTGTGCAATTCCGCTATCTGACACATCTACGCAGCCTCCTTATGGCGAGCAAAAGCGCAGATTCTTCCGGACTATCCTCATTCCAGGCATTGTGTACAAGCCTTGCTGCGCGTGTTGGGAGCGGTAATCTTTCCGGTGTCGCACTCGCTCTGACGCTCGGTGGCCCAGGCGCTATTTTCTGGATGTGGGTCGTCGCAATGCTGGGTATGGCAACTTCCTTTGCCGAATGTACCCTTGCCCAACTTTATAAAACCCGTGATAGCGAAGGCAATTATCGCGGCGGCCCGGCCTGGTACATGGAACGCGGGTTGGGAATGCGCTGGATGGGCGTCATGTTCTCCATCTTCCTGATGATAGCCTTTGGCCTGATTTTCAATGCGGTCCAGGCAAACTCTATCGCCAATGCGGTAAACCATGCTTTTGGTATTCCTAAAACCTGGATTGGCATGGCTCTTGTTGTCATCACCGCAGGTACCATTTGGGGCGGGATGCGTGGCACCGCGCGTGTTGCCCAATGGTTAGTGCCCTTCATGGCGTTAATCTGGGTGTTGACGAGTCTGGTGGTTATGGCGATGAACATTGAGCGTTTACCAGAAGTGGTTTCGCTGGTGTTCAAAAGCGCATTTGGCTGGCAAGAAGCTGCCTCGGGCGCAATTGGATTCACCATCAGCCAGGCAATTACCACCGGTTTTCAGCGCGGAATGTTCTCTAACGAAGCGGGTATGGGTTCTTCCCCTAACGCGGCTGCGGCAGCGGCTGCGTGGCCACCCCACCCTGCCTCGCAAGGGCTGGTGCAAATGTTCGGTGTGCTGATTGATACCATGATCATTTGTACTGCAACCGCAGGCATCATTCTGTTTTCCGGAATACTCGATACCGCCGATCCCAGCATGAATGGCATTACCCTGGTACAACAAGCTCTTAGCAGCATGGTTGGCTCGTGGGGAACCGGTTTTATCGCGCTGATTGTGATGTTGTTTGCCTTCACATCGATTGTCGCCAACTATGCCTATGCAGAAAACAACCTCTTCTTTTTGCAACAAAAAAGCCCCTTCGCGACGGTGCTATTCCGCTGCATGGCGCTGGTGATGGTGATGTTTGGTACGCTTTCGCCGCTGCCGCTGGTCTGGCAAATGGCGGATGTGGCAATGGCGTTTATGGCCGTCACCAACCTCACAGCAATCCTGCTGCTGTCACCGATTGCACGCGACCTGAGTGCTGATTACCTGCGCCAGTTGAAGCTCGGAGAAATACCGGTTTTCGACCCGAACCGTTTTCCTGAAATTAAAAGCCAACTGGCACCGGGTATTTGGGACAATCCCAAGCCTCCTGAAACCAAACGCTAA
- a CDS encoding DUF2502 domain-containing protein codes for MLKSIILALSMLVIAPLAAQASEITLVPAVKLQIGDQDNHGNYWDGGNWRDHGWWNDHYEWRDNRWHPHDHNNDHRDDHYDHDHHGKDHHDNGNHYGQNKHH; via the coding sequence ATGTTGAAATCAATTATTCTTGCGTTATCGATGCTGGTAATCGCTCCGTTAGCTGCACAAGCTTCAGAAATCACATTAGTTCCGGCAGTGAAATTACAAATAGGCGATCAGGATAATCACGGAAATTATTGGGATGGCGGTAACTGGCGCGACCATGGTTGGTGGAATGATCACTATGAATGGCGTGATAACAGATGGCATCCGCATGATCATAACAACGATCATCGTGACGACCACTATGACCACGATCATCATGGCAAAGACCATCATGACAACGGTAATCACTACGGCCAAAACAAACATCACTAA
- a CDS encoding MFS transporter, which yields MSQQQHSIQRTRPLNRQDYKTLTLAALGGALEFYDFIIFVFFATVVGALFFPADIPEWLRQLQTFGIFAAGYLARPLGGIIMAHFGDLVGRKKMFTLSILLMALPTLAIGMLPTYETLGIAAPVLLLLMRVLQGAAIGGEVPGAWVFVAEHVPYKRIGIACGTLTAGLTAGILLGSVVATIINTSMTQEAIHDGGWRIPFFLGGIFGLVAMYLRRWLQETPIFIEMQQRKALAEELPLKSVVVNHKKAVVVSMLLTWLLSAGIVVVILMAPTWLQKQLGIAPALTLQANSIAIVMLCIGCIVAGLVIDRIGASKTFIVGSLMLAVCSWMFYHLTASHPEYLFFLYGLVGLSVGVVGAVPYVMVRAFPAEVRFTGISFSYNMSYAIFGGLTPIFVTMLSAISPMGPAWYVLALAMVGLGLGIWLRNDLTSESKVVERPLQHS from the coding sequence ATGTCACAACAACAGCATTCAATACAACGCACAAGACCTCTGAATCGTCAGGATTATAAAACTCTGACCCTTGCCGCCCTTGGTGGTGCGCTCGAATTTTACGACTTTATCATCTTCGTCTTCTTTGCCACCGTTGTCGGGGCGCTTTTCTTCCCTGCGGACATTCCTGAATGGCTACGTCAGCTACAAACCTTCGGCATTTTTGCTGCGGGATATCTGGCGCGTCCCTTAGGCGGCATCATCATGGCGCACTTTGGCGATCTGGTTGGCCGCAAGAAAATGTTCACCCTGAGCATTTTGCTGATGGCGTTACCGACGCTGGCGATTGGTATGCTGCCAACCTACGAAACGTTGGGCATCGCGGCTCCAGTCTTGCTGCTTTTGATGCGTGTACTTCAGGGCGCGGCAATTGGCGGTGAAGTCCCTGGCGCCTGGGTCTTTGTTGCCGAACACGTTCCTTATAAACGTATCGGCATTGCGTGTGGCACGTTAACGGCGGGCTTAACAGCCGGGATTTTGCTGGGTTCCGTTGTCGCAACCATTATTAATACGTCGATGACGCAGGAGGCCATTCACGATGGCGGCTGGCGTATTCCGTTCTTCTTGGGCGGTATTTTCGGCCTGGTGGCGATGTATCTGCGTCGCTGGCTGCAAGAGACCCCCATCTTTATAGAGATGCAGCAACGTAAAGCACTGGCTGAAGAGTTGCCGTTGAAATCCGTTGTCGTGAACCATAAAAAAGCGGTAGTGGTTTCCATGCTGCTGACATGGTTACTGTCGGCGGGGATCGTGGTGGTGATTTTGATGGCCCCCACCTGGTTGCAAAAACAGTTGGGGATTGCGCCTGCGTTAACGCTCCAGGCAAACAGCATTGCCATCGTGATGCTGTGTATCGGTTGTATCGTGGCGGGGTTGGTTATCGATCGTATTGGTGCCAGTAAAACGTTTATTGTCGGCAGTCTGATGCTGGCTGTTTGTAGCTGGATGTTCTATCACCTGACCGCGAGCCACCCTGAATACCTGTTCTTCTTATATGGTCTGGTCGGTTTAAGCGTCGGCGTTGTTGGGGCCGTTCCGTATGTGATGGTCAGAGCCTTTCCGGCGGAAGTGCGTTTTACCGGCATCTCGTTCTCTTACAATATGTCGTATGCCATTTTCGGTGGCCTGACGCCAATCTTCGTGACGATGCTATCGGCAATATCGCCGATGGGACCCGCGTGGTATGTGCTGGCGCTAGCAATGGTTGGTTTAGGTCTGGGGATTTGGCTGCGCAACGATTTAACGTCGGAAAGCAAAGTGGTTGAAAGGCCGCTGCAACATTCATAA